The following is a genomic window from candidate division KSB1 bacterium.
CTGCCCTGCCGCAGGCCAGGGATAGTTTTTCCAGAGTAATTGTCATGTATGTTTGCACACCCATCACGATGAAAATGTAGCGCAGACATCTTGTCTGCATGCAGGCTGGAAGCCTGCGCTACGGCATTTTCGTGGGTGATGTCCATCGCCACTTTCATTCCCTTGTTCTTGAGATAACCCTTGTGGCGGGCATAACGGTTGTTCGCCCAGCTCGGTACCCAAGGCCACGGCCCGGCGCACGTCATAGGTGGCGCGCGCTACGGTTTCCGCATCACTGAGGCGATCATAGTTTTGCAGCACACAGGCTGCCGTCAACACACTGGGCGGAACGCTGGTGCGGCCGTTGTTGGAACAATACAAAGCAGTATAATCTTGATCACGAAAAATCTCCGCACGCCGGTGGGATAAGAAGCGATAGAAGAAATTCTTTTTGATTGTGTCGCGACAGGCATGCTCAGTACTGAACAAGTCCCGCTGAAACGTTGCTTGACCGGGCCTTGTCGTTAATGATTGGCAGGT
Proteins encoded in this region:
- a CDS encoding transposase; the protein is MFSTEHACRDTIKKNFFYRFLSHRRAEIFRDQDYTALYCSNNGRTSVPPSVLTAACVLQNYDRLSDAETVARATYDVRRAVALGTELGEQPLCPPQGLSQEQGNESGDGHHPRKCRSAGFQPACRQDVCATFSS